The Clostridium chauvoei genome has a window encoding:
- a CDS encoding NifB/NifX family molybdenum-iron cluster-binding protein translates to MKIAVSSTGKDKDSTLDIRFGRCEYFQIYNTENNELKVIENRGQTASGGAGIAASNQIVEEKADVVITGSLGPNAFNIIKESEIKMFKCDSISVESAIKKYSNGELEEIKSAK, encoded by the coding sequence ATGAAAATAGCGGTTTCATCAACAGGAAAAGATAAAGATAGTACATTAGATATAAGATTTGGTAGATGTGAGTATTTTCAAATTTATAATACAGAAAATAATGAGTTAAAGGTAATAGAGAATAGAGGGCAAACTGCAAGTGGAGGAGCTGGAATTGCAGCATCTAATCAAATAGTAGAAGAAAAAGCAGATGTAGTCATTACAGGAAGTTTAGGCCCAAATGCTTTTAATATTATAAAAGAATCAGAAATAAAAATGTTTAAATGTGATTCGATATCAGTAGAATCTGCAATTAAAAAATATAGTAATGGTGAACTTGAAGAAATAAAATCAGCTAAATAG
- a CDS encoding TIGR02206 family membrane protein, which yields MKDFFVLKIPNEFYRTSLTEQTIPIILLCIAIGIIYFYKDKIRAKERLDKIIRYSIGIISLTIFVSYYISVWIIEGIRPDNLPFHLCYLTNILCIILAFTKNRSLFNFSIFAGVLGGISSLISVDMELSWRYFKYYQFMVGHTIIVLVPIYFLIIYKYIPTFKDAIKVFLLLQVIGMPMGIFNEIYKTNYFFVSFGSNAASKGTFLTFLGDGYMYLFNLELLAITCILVWYLVLKFIYKILKSHSLNNDYSYKM from the coding sequence ATGAAGGATTTCTTTGTTTTAAAAATACCAAATGAATTTTATCGAACAAGTTTAACGGAACAGACAATACCTATAATTCTTTTATGTATAGCAATAGGAATTATTTATTTTTATAAAGATAAGATAAGAGCCAAAGAAAGATTAGATAAAATTATTAGATACTCCATAGGAATAATATCATTAACTATTTTTGTATCATACTATATTTCTGTATGGATAATTGAAGGGATTAGACCAGATAATTTACCATTTCATCTATGTTATCTTACCAATATTCTTTGTATTATTTTAGCGTTTACTAAAAATAGAAGCCTTTTTAACTTTTCAATATTTGCAGGAGTTTTAGGTGGAATAAGCAGTTTAATATCAGTAGATATGGAGCTTTCCTGGCGATATTTTAAATATTATCAGTTTATGGTGGGACATACTATCATAGTTTTAGTTCCAATATATTTTCTTATTATATATAAATATATTCCAACTTTTAAAGATGCAATTAAAGTATTTTTATTATTACAGGTTATAGGAATGCCTATGGGAATATTTAATGAAATATATAAAACAAATTATTTCTTTGTAAGCTTTGGATCTAATGCAGCAAGCAAGGGGACATTTTTAACATTCTTAGGGGATGGATATATGTATTTATTTAATCTAGAATTGTTAGCTATAACTTGTATTTTAGTATGGTATTTAGTTTTGAAATTTATATATAAAATTTTAAAATCTCATTCACTAAATAATGATTATAGCTATAAAATGTAA
- a CDS encoding 4Fe-4S binding protein yields the protein MNIAVLSGKGGTGKTTMSINLAIALNANYVDCDVEEPNGFLFLKPTVYKNEDVMVEYPEIKKDKCISCGICTQTCKFNALAKVKDNIMVFDKLCHSCGACKISCKTDAIVYKNRVIGKLESGKTRNIECIRGILNVGEPMAVPVIKQLLKSLPKGINLIDCPPGTSCNVVNSLKYADIAILVTEPSEFGLHDLKLAVELVKIYNIPFCVVINKDDGKENIVKKYCEEENIKIIGYLPYSRDTVTLYSKGQILYDDVNHKLWFDEISTNIKEVLLWN from the coding sequence GTGAATATTGCTGTGCTTAGTGGAAAAGGTGGAACTGGGAAAACAACAATGTCAATAAATCTTGCTATTGCATTAAATGCAAATTATGTAGATTGTGATGTAGAGGAGCCAAATGGTTTTTTATTTTTAAAGCCTACGGTTTATAAAAATGAAGATGTAATGGTTGAATATCCAGAGATAAAAAAAGACAAATGTATAAGTTGTGGTATATGTACACAAACTTGTAAATTTAACGCTTTAGCAAAAGTAAAAGATAATATTATGGTATTTGATAAATTATGTCATAGTTGTGGAGCATGCAAAATTTCTTGTAAAACTGATGCAATAGTTTATAAAAATAGAGTCATTGGAAAATTAGAATCAGGTAAAACAAGAAATATAGAGTGTATAAGGGGAATTTTAAATGTAGGTGAACCAATGGCAGTACCTGTTATAAAGCAACTTTTAAAAAGTTTACCTAAGGGTATTAATTTAATTGATTGTCCACCTGGAACTAGTTGTAATGTAGTAAATAGTTTGAAGTATGCAGACATTGCTATACTTGTTACAGAGCCTTCAGAGTTTGGTCTTCATGATTTAAAATTAGCTGTTGAACTTGTTAAAATATATAACATTCCATTTTGTGTAGTTATTAATAAAGATGACGGAAAAGAAAATATAGTAAAAAAATACTGTGAAGAAGAAAATATAAAAATAATAGGATACTTACCTTATAGTAGAGATACAGTAACTCTATATTCTAAAGGGCAAATATTATATGATGATGTAAATCATAAGTTATGGTTTGATGAAATATCAACTAATATAAAGGAGGTGCTACTTTGGAACTAA
- the nudC gene encoding NAD(+) diphosphatase — MTDKEYEYFGFKPLIHGEVERDDNELWFLICNDKLLVKITEDKVSIPTYKDIKVLNISFQEAYCLGELKNKICFTVEIEENIEIKEEFKMITIYEAGILLEEEMFFVAGRGRQLLHWDKTHKFCGRCGNKTIKKEDEKAKICTECNLITYPTISPAIIVAITKGDEILLAHNKGFKDNKYGIIAGFVDAGEDLETCVKREVFEEVGIKIKNIKYYGSQIWPFPNSLMIGFFAEYQSGEIKVDGEEIVKADWFKKDNFPKIPDKISIARKMIDHFAEIS; from the coding sequence ATGACAGATAAAGAGTATGAATATTTTGGGTTTAAACCATTAATACATGGAGAAGTGGAAAGAGATGATAACGAACTTTGGTTTTTAATATGTAACGATAAATTATTAGTAAAAATTACTGAAGATAAAGTAAGCATTCCAACATATAAAGATATTAAAGTGCTTAATATAAGTTTTCAAGAAGCGTATTGTTTAGGTGAGCTTAAAAATAAAATATGCTTTACAGTTGAAATAGAAGAAAATATAGAAATAAAAGAAGAGTTTAAAATGATAACCATTTATGAAGCAGGTATTCTTTTAGAAGAAGAAATGTTTTTTGTAGCAGGAAGAGGAAGACAATTATTACACTGGGATAAAACTCATAAATTCTGTGGAAGATGTGGAAATAAAACTATTAAAAAGGAAGATGAAAAAGCAAAAATTTGTACAGAGTGCAATCTTATAACATATCCTACTATTTCCCCGGCAATAATCGTTGCAATAACTAAGGGAGATGAAATACTTTTAGCTCACAATAAAGGATTTAAAGATAATAAATATGGAATTATAGCAGGATTTGTTGATGCAGGTGAAGATCTAGAAACATGCGTAAAAAGAGAAGTCTTTGAAGAAGTAGGAATAAAAATAAAAAATATAAAATACTATGGTAGCCAAATATGGCCTTTCCCTAATTCATTAATGATAGGTTTCTTTGCAGAATACCAAAGCGGAGAGATAAAAGTAGATGGTGAAGAAATAGTTAAAGCAGATTGGTTTAAAAAAGATAACTTTCCTAAAATTCCAGACAAGATATCTATCGCAAGAAAGATGATAGACCATTTTGCTGAAATTAGTTAA
- the brnQ gene encoding branched-chain amino acid transport system II carrier protein yields the protein MKGLSRKDLVLISLMLFSLFFGAGNLIFPPFLGQAAGTKTVIAMLGFFITAVGFPVLGVVVIAKSGGLYALAKRVNKTFAGVFTVLIYLSIGPCLGIPRAGSLPFEMAVSPYLPSNMSRALALFIFTLIFFAVAYWLSLSPSKLVDRMGKVLTPTLLSLVAIIFIAAIFKPLGGYAKPTGEYITSPFIKGFLEGYLTMDTIAALNFGIVISLAIKSRGVKDEKTVISTSIKAGIIAGILLIAIYSMLGHLGATSGGRFGATENGAQTLTNVMTYIFGKPGAVLLAVVFTLACLTTCVGLITSCSQYFTTLNNKVSYKAWVSLLALSSMLLANMGLTKILSISVPVLNAIYPIAIMLILVGIMNNLFKGSRVVYSTTILFTGVISVIDALEQVGFRLGFVTKLVDKLPFYSQGLGWVAPAILGLLLGIVIKEVREKMLAKNLELQE from the coding sequence ATGAAAGGTTTATCAAGGAAAGATTTAGTATTAATAAGCTTAATGCTTTTTTCATTATTTTTTGGAGCAGGAAATTTAATATTTCCACCATTTTTAGGTCAAGCGGCAGGAACAAAAACAGTTATAGCTATGTTAGGGTTTTTTATAACAGCGGTAGGTTTTCCAGTACTTGGAGTGGTTGTAATAGCTAAATCAGGAGGATTATATGCTTTAGCTAAAAGAGTAAATAAAACTTTTGCAGGAGTATTTACTGTATTAATATATTTATCAATAGGACCATGCCTAGGAATTCCAAGAGCAGGAAGTTTACCATTTGAAATGGCAGTTTCACCTTATTTACCAAGCAATATGTCGAGAGCTCTTGCATTATTTATTTTTACATTAATATTTTTTGCGGTGGCTTATTGGCTTTCATTATCACCAAGTAAATTAGTAGATAGAATGGGTAAGGTTTTAACTCCAACATTATTAAGTTTAGTTGCAATAATATTTATAGCAGCTATTTTCAAACCATTAGGAGGTTATGCAAAGCCAACAGGTGAATATATAACTTCACCATTTATTAAAGGATTTTTAGAAGGATATTTAACTATGGATACTATTGCAGCTTTAAATTTTGGAATAGTAATTAGTTTAGCAATAAAATCTAGAGGCGTTAAAGATGAAAAGACTGTTATTTCTACTTCAATTAAAGCAGGAATTATTGCAGGAATATTATTAATAGCTATATATTCAATGTTAGGACATTTAGGAGCAACTAGTGGAGGAAGATTTGGAGCAACTGAAAATGGAGCTCAAACTCTAACAAATGTAATGACCTATATTTTTGGAAAACCAGGAGCTGTATTACTTGCAGTAGTATTTACTTTAGCATGCTTAACAACTTGTGTTGGATTAATAACATCATGTAGTCAGTACTTTACAACATTAAATAATAAGGTAAGCTATAAAGCTTGGGTTAGCCTTTTAGCTTTATCAAGTATGTTACTTGCTAATATGGGATTAACTAAAATCTTATCAATTTCAGTACCAGTATTAAATGCAATTTATCCAATAGCAATAATGTTAATTTTAGTAGGAATAATGAATAATTTATTTAAAGGTAGTAGAGTTGTTTATTCTACAACAATATTATTTACTGGAGTTATAAGTGTAATAGATGCATTAGAACAAGTTGGCTTTAGGTTAGGTTTTGTAACAAAACTTGTTGATAAACTACCATTTTACTCACAAGGGTTAGGTTGGGTAGCACCAGCAATTCTAGGTTTATTACTAGGTATTGTTATAAAAGAAGTTAGAGAAAAGATGTTAGCAAAAAATCTAGAGTTACAAGAATAA
- a CDS encoding manganese efflux pump MntP family protein gives MGFLSILMTGIGLSMDAFAVALAKGMNLKKDLLKNAVKIALFFGLFQAVMPLLGWWAGRYFESYIKSFDHWIAFILLGIIGGKMIYESFNGEKEDENLNNEIEEEVSITEVYEEKDELNNKNLIILAIATSIDALAVGVSFAFLSVNIVPAITIIGLTTFVLCIVAVLVGKKLGNLLQRYAEIIGGVILILIGTKILIEHLFM, from the coding sequence ATGGGATTTTTATCAATTTTAATGACAGGAATAGGATTATCTATGGATGCCTTTGCAGTTGCCCTTGCAAAAGGAATGAACCTGAAAAAAGATTTACTTAAAAATGCAGTAAAAATAGCTTTATTTTTTGGGTTATTTCAAGCAGTTATGCCTCTTTTAGGATGGTGGGCAGGAAGATATTTTGAAAGCTATATAAAATCATTTGATCATTGGATCGCTTTTATACTGCTAGGGATAATTGGTGGGAAAATGATATATGAATCTTTCAATGGAGAAAAAGAAGATGAAAACTTAAATAATGAAATTGAAGAAGAAGTTAGTATAACTGAAGTTTATGAGGAAAAAGATGAGTTAAACAACAAAAATTTAATTATATTAGCTATTGCAACTAGTATAGATGCTTTAGCAGTTGGCGTAAGCTTTGCATTTTTAAGCGTTAACATAGTACCTGCTATAACAATAATAGGATTAACTACTTTTGTTTTATGTATAGTTGCTGTACTTGTAGGTAAAAAATTAGGAAACCTACTACAAAGGTATGCTGAAATTATTGGTGGAGTAATTTTAATACTTATAGGAACAAAAATTTTAATAGAGCATTTATTTATGTAG
- a CDS encoding NifB/NifX family molybdenum-iron cluster-binding protein, with translation MKIAVASENNIVSGHFGHCEGFDIYEVEEGKILNKNFVKNPGHKPGFLPVFLKGLDIDIIISGGMGATAQQLFEQNNIEVVVGAAGITDEIIKKYISGEVKSTGSICTEHAHEGHCND, from the coding sequence ATGAAAATAGCAGTTGCTAGTGAAAATAATATTGTTAGTGGACATTTCGGACATTGTGAAGGTTTTGATATTTATGAAGTAGAAGAAGGAAAAATATTAAATAAAAACTTTGTGAAAAATCCAGGACATAAACCAGGATTTTTACCAGTATTTTTAAAAGGACTAGATATAGATATTATAATTTCTGGAGGAATGGGGGCTACTGCGCAACAATTATTTGAACAAAATAATATAGAAGTAGTTGTAGGAGCAGCTGGAATAACTGATGAAATAATTAAAAAATATATAAGTGGAGAAGTAAAATCAACAGGAAGTATTTGTACAGAGCATGCACATGAGGGGCATTGTAACGACTAA
- a CDS encoding ATP-binding protein, with translation MELTILSGKGGTGKTTIATALAELEKDAIRVDCDVDAPNLYLFYEGKDIRKENFIAGKKAIICKELCENCGRCINVCKFSAIKDFEVDDFTCEGCGACTLVCPNNAIKLNDDKIADVFLTELEEGIISRAEMEIGSDGSGKLISQLKKNSRDVNNGEKLTIIDGSPGIGCPVISSITGSDAVLIVTEPTKSALKDLLRILELCNHFNVFTMICINKYDINNEVSVEIEELAKVNNLIIVGKIPYDDMVIKSINELKPITNYKDSIAKIEIEKMWINIKNKIEKLGGIKL, from the coding sequence TTGGAACTAACTATTTTAAGTGGAAAAGGTGGAACTGGTAAAACAACTATTGCTACAGCCTTAGCAGAACTTGAAAAAGATGCAATAAGAGTAGATTGTGATGTAGATGCACCAAATTTATATTTATTTTATGAGGGTAAAGACATAAGAAAAGAAAATTTTATTGCAGGTAAAAAGGCTATTATATGTAAAGAACTTTGCGAAAACTGTGGAAGATGTATTAATGTTTGTAAGTTTTCTGCAATAAAAGACTTTGAAGTAGATGATTTTACTTGTGAGGGGTGTGGTGCTTGCACATTAGTATGTCCTAATAATGCAATAAAGCTTAATGATGATAAAATTGCAGATGTATTTTTAACTGAATTAGAAGAAGGTATAATTTCAAGAGCAGAAATGGAAATAGGTAGCGATGGCTCAGGAAAGTTAATTAGTCAATTAAAGAAAAATAGTAGAGATGTTAATAATGGAGAAAAACTAACTATAATAGATGGATCACCAGGAATAGGATGTCCTGTTATTTCATCAATTACAGGGAGTGATGCAGTGCTTATAGTTACAGAGCCAACAAAATCAGCTTTAAAAGATTTGCTTAGGATACTAGAACTTTGTAATCATTTTAATGTTTTTACTATGATTTGTATTAATAAATATGATATTAACAATGAAGTTTCTGTAGAGATAGAAGAATTAGCTAAAGTAAATAATTTAATTATAGTTGGGAAAATTCCTTATGATGATATGGTTATAAAATCTATAAATGAGTTAAAACCAATAACAAATTATAAGGATAGTATAGCTAAAATTGAAATTGAAAAAATGTGGATTAATATAAAAAATAAAATAGAAAAATTAGGAGGAATTAAATTATGA